The Methanocella arvoryzae MRE50 DNA window TGGACTGAGTCACGTCATCTTCACTACAGGATAGTTCGTTTTTATCCATGAGTCGCATGCCCCTCGCATCTGCCTGGCTCGCAGGTTATTACAGTAATAATCAGAATAATGATCTCTTTGGTACCAGTAGCATATAAACAATCCCTTCACAGGGAATTATAAAAAAGAATTGCAAAAGGTGATCTTAAAGCGTAGCCAGATCTGGCCTCGGTATCCTCTCCGGACCTCCTAGCTTGTTAGCTAACCATGCGACTGACCGGGGTATCCATATCCCGCATTGCCCAGGTGCACAATGCCCGTCCTCCCGGTATACCCACTCTTCCTGCTTTACTCCGCCCTCTTCGGCGATCATAAACAGGTCTTCTATTGGAACGTATGGGTCGTCCGAGCCGTTGATGCTCAGTAGCGGGCAGGCTATTCTACGCAGGTCCTCTCGTTTGAACAAGGGGAACTCCTCGAGTGCATCCAGCGCTTTATTGAACTCCATCAGGTCGATGCCCATCGCCCTGGCCAGGGGTATTTTCATATACCCGGGCCATTTTCTAACGTTGTCCCTGGAAAACGCCCTGTGCACCGGGCTGCCGCAGTTCACAGCAGCTTTAATCTCAGGAGATGTCGAAGCTGCCACCAGCGTCCAGTATCCCCCAAAACCTGTGCCCATCATGCCGACTCTCGACGGATCGCTCTCGCCCCTGCCTGCCAGGTACTTGATTGCTCTGGAGTACACCTCGTTGCCGCCCGGCGGCTCAAGCTTCCATGCGTTCTCCCCTGTCCCAGGCATGTCGATGGTCATGCATGTCATCCCTGCACCCACCACCTGCATAGCTATGTAGTGCAGGTCTTCCTTGGTACAGTCTGCACCT harbors:
- a CDS encoding alpha/beta hydrolase family protein — protein: MAAMERQADEEMLWLKRDKFPLWIYAGADGKLLNDLATRSSGPLYEPDGVNGWATICMRLGDRCRDQARSPAKSEGEKARLYNNAALYYGIARFPATETPLKQEAYSRQRSALSEGSHYFPFDFRREQIPYGDRDIAVNYYLPRPEKEIVRPEGVLLTGGADCTKEDLHYIAMQVVGAGMTCMTIDMPGTGENAWKLEPPGGNEVYSRAIKYLAGRGESDPSRVGMMGTGFGGYWTLVAASTSPEIKAAVNCGSPVHRAFSRDNVRKWPGYMKIPLARAMGIDLMEFNKALDALEEFPLFKREDLRRIACPLLSINGSDDPYVPIEDLFMIAEEGGVKQEEWVYREDGHCAPGQCGIWIPRSVAWLANKLGGPERIPRPDLATL